A window from Montipora capricornis isolate CH-2021 chromosome 7, ASM3666992v2, whole genome shotgun sequence encodes these proteins:
- the LOC138057089 gene encoding gamma-aminobutyric acid receptor subunit alpha-1-like isoform X1 → MTMEPAGFRIFLLLCCYEVIYCDREVITMFFKDYDSTTYPNFEEGTPTKIRSSIYIESFGNFEEANMEYKVHAYFRQYWTDLRLAGKSNRTQILRGRDISKIWKPDPYCYNARESNLMIPVEELHSSVKIRPSGDMVLSIGAVILASCVMNLEDYPLDSQTCHLEFGSYAYTADQIMYEWIPEEVGVGSKEMAQFEYKGFKLSSDVSVYAVGNYSTITVTFSFQRRLGYFLIQIYLPDMFLVMLSWIAFWMEKDDIGNRMALGITTILTIMFLLGSVNSNLPQVSYAKTLDWYLLVSFSFVFLSLIESTTVYILIKKATKKDGNISRKIPKSKSLSGSETNDRSSKKPNGHAYMGNGEDLEMGLKDIKVDKISLDSCEIQENTKNKRMKKMANLIDSISRVLFPLTFACYNIFYWTHY, encoded by the exons ATGACTATGGAGCCTGCAGGATTTCGAATATTTCTTCTACTGTGCTGCTATGAAGT AATTTATTGTGATAGAGAAGTGATAACCatgtttttcaaagactacgaCAGTACAACGTACCCAAACTTCG AAGAAGGTACACCTACGAAAATCCGAAGCAGCATCTATATTGAATCGTTTGGAAACTTTGAGGAAGCTAACATG GAATACAAGGTACACGCTTACTTCCGCCAATATTGGACAGATTTACGCTTGGCTGGCAAGTCAAACCGAACACAAATCCTAAGAGGAAGAGATATCAGTAAGATATGGAAACCAGATCCATACTGCTACAATGCACGTGAATCGAATCTGATGATCCCAGTTGAAGAGCTGCACAGCTCCGTAAAAATCAGGCCCAGTGGTGACATGGTGCTGAGCATTGG aGCTGTCATACTCGCTTCTTGCGTTATGAATCTAGAAGATTACCCATTAGACTCACAGACGTGTCATCTCGAATTTGGAAGCT ACGCCTATACTGCTGATCAAATTATGTACGAATGGATTCCGGAAGAAGTTGGAGTTGGAAGCAAGGAAATGGCTCAGTTTGAATACAAAGGATTCAAGTTATCATCTGATGTAAGCGTTTATGCCGTTG GGAATTACTCAACAATAACTGTCACCTTTTCGTTTCAAAGACGCCTTGGTTACTTTCTCATTCAGATCTACTTACCGGATATGTTTCTTGTGATGCTAAGCTGGATCGCCTTCTGGATGGAAAAAGATGACATCGGCAACAGAATGGCTCTGGGTATCACCACAATTCTGACCATCATGTTCCTCCTTGGATCTGTGAATAGTAACTTGCCTCAAGTCAGCTATGCAAAGACATTGGATTGGTACCTGCTTGTATCCTTCAGTTTCGTGTTCCTGTCTTTGATTGAATCCACGACCGTGTATATACTCATAAAGAAAGCGACCAAAAAGGATGGAAATATAAGCCGCAAG ATCCCCAAATCCAAATCACTGTCTGGCTCCGAGACTAATGATAGAAGTAGCAAGAAGCCCAATGGCCATGCTTATATGGGGAATGGAGAAGACCTTGAAATGGGTCTTAAGGACATCAAAGTTGACAAGATATCGTTGGATAGTTGCGAAATACAAGAGAacacgaaaaacaaaagaatgaaaaagatgGCAAACCTGATTGACAGCATTTCGCGTGTATTGTTTCCTTTGACCTTTGCCTGTTACAATATTTTTTACTGGACACATTACTAA
- the LOC138057089 gene encoding gamma-aminobutyric acid receptor subunit alpha-1-like isoform X2: MTMEPAGFRIFLLLCCYEVIYCDREVITMFFKDYDSTTYPNFEGTPTKIRSSIYIESFGNFEEANMEYKVHAYFRQYWTDLRLAGKSNRTQILRGRDISKIWKPDPYCYNARESNLMIPVEELHSSVKIRPSGDMVLSIGAVILASCVMNLEDYPLDSQTCHLEFGSYAYTADQIMYEWIPEEVGVGSKEMAQFEYKGFKLSSDVSVYAVGNYSTITVTFSFQRRLGYFLIQIYLPDMFLVMLSWIAFWMEKDDIGNRMALGITTILTIMFLLGSVNSNLPQVSYAKTLDWYLLVSFSFVFLSLIESTTVYILIKKATKKDGNISRKIPKSKSLSGSETNDRSSKKPNGHAYMGNGEDLEMGLKDIKVDKISLDSCEIQENTKNKRMKKMANLIDSISRVLFPLTFACYNIFYWTHY; encoded by the exons ATGACTATGGAGCCTGCAGGATTTCGAATATTTCTTCTACTGTGCTGCTATGAAGT AATTTATTGTGATAGAGAAGTGATAACCatgtttttcaaagactacgaCAGTACAACGTACCCAAACTTCG AAGGTACACCTACGAAAATCCGAAGCAGCATCTATATTGAATCGTTTGGAAACTTTGAGGAAGCTAACATG GAATACAAGGTACACGCTTACTTCCGCCAATATTGGACAGATTTACGCTTGGCTGGCAAGTCAAACCGAACACAAATCCTAAGAGGAAGAGATATCAGTAAGATATGGAAACCAGATCCATACTGCTACAATGCACGTGAATCGAATCTGATGATCCCAGTTGAAGAGCTGCACAGCTCCGTAAAAATCAGGCCCAGTGGTGACATGGTGCTGAGCATTGG aGCTGTCATACTCGCTTCTTGCGTTATGAATCTAGAAGATTACCCATTAGACTCACAGACGTGTCATCTCGAATTTGGAAGCT ACGCCTATACTGCTGATCAAATTATGTACGAATGGATTCCGGAAGAAGTTGGAGTTGGAAGCAAGGAAATGGCTCAGTTTGAATACAAAGGATTCAAGTTATCATCTGATGTAAGCGTTTATGCCGTTG GGAATTACTCAACAATAACTGTCACCTTTTCGTTTCAAAGACGCCTTGGTTACTTTCTCATTCAGATCTACTTACCGGATATGTTTCTTGTGATGCTAAGCTGGATCGCCTTCTGGATGGAAAAAGATGACATCGGCAACAGAATGGCTCTGGGTATCACCACAATTCTGACCATCATGTTCCTCCTTGGATCTGTGAATAGTAACTTGCCTCAAGTCAGCTATGCAAAGACATTGGATTGGTACCTGCTTGTATCCTTCAGTTTCGTGTTCCTGTCTTTGATTGAATCCACGACCGTGTATATACTCATAAAGAAAGCGACCAAAAAGGATGGAAATATAAGCCGCAAG ATCCCCAAATCCAAATCACTGTCTGGCTCCGAGACTAATGATAGAAGTAGCAAGAAGCCCAATGGCCATGCTTATATGGGGAATGGAGAAGACCTTGAAATGGGTCTTAAGGACATCAAAGTTGACAAGATATCGTTGGATAGTTGCGAAATACAAGAGAacacgaaaaacaaaagaatgaaaaagatgGCAAACCTGATTGACAGCATTTCGCGTGTATTGTTTCCTTTGACCTTTGCCTGTTACAATATTTTTTACTGGACACATTACTAA